A region of Athene noctua chromosome 10, bAthNoc1.hap1.1, whole genome shotgun sequence DNA encodes the following proteins:
- the RPL32 gene encoding large ribosomal subunit protein eL32 yields the protein MPALRPLVKPKIVKKRTKKFIRHQSDRYVKIKRNWRKPRGIDNRVRRRFKGQILMPNIGYGSNKKTKHMLPTGFRKFLVHNVKELEVLMMSNKSYCAEIAHNVSSKNRKVIVERAAQLAIKITNPNARLRSEENE from the exons ATGCCGGCCCTCAGACCGCTCGTGAAGCCCAAAATCGTCAAGAAGAGGACCAAGAAGTTCATCCGCCACCAGTCCGATCGCTATGTCAAGATCAAG CGCAACTGGCGCAAACCCAGAGGTATCGACAACAGAGTCCGCCGGCGGTTCAAGGGTCAGATCCTGATGCCCAATATCGGCTACGGCAGCAATAAGAAGACGAAGCACATGCTGCCCACGGGCTTCAGGAAGTTCTTGGTCCACAACGTCAAGGAGCTGGAGGTGCTGATGATGAGCAACAA GTCCTACTGCGCCGAGATCGCGCACAACGTCTCCTCCAAGAACCGGAAGGTGATCGTGGAGAGAGCGGCTCAGCTCGCCATCAAGATCACCAACCCCAACGCCAGGCTGCGCAGCGAGGAGAACGAGTAA
- the LOC141964025 gene encoding cullin-associated NEDD8-dissociated protein 1-like isoform X2: MTSCGSTAFRPSSLSCEGACPWGTAVLRPGVKICGQHPGSGVGVCLVLGGFLGKRELSCSWCPKEMDPHIPNVMGLCLKYITFDPNYNYDNEEEEEEEMMETENGEDEEQESDDEYSDDDDISWKVRRSAAKCLEAIVSSRHDLLQDFYKTLSPVLISRFKEREENVKADIFSAYITLLKQTQPIQSWLHAADASGRDEVPLTMLQNQVPNIVRALHKQLKEKSIKSRQGCFSLLTELANVLPGCLADHIPALVPGIIFSLADKSSSSNMRIDTLSFLHVLLCNHQPEVFHPHIKSLLPPVVTCIADPFYKITSEALLVTQQLVKVLRPLDKPCPFDAKPYVKDLFAATLKRLKAADIDQEVKERAISCMGQIIYNLGDHLSTDLQPTLKIFLERLKNEITRLTTVKALTLIASSPLKIDLRPILGEGFPILASFLRKNQRALKLSTLTALDILVKNYSDSLKPAMIESVLTELPALITENDMHISQVAIVFLTTLAKVYPSCISKISSSVLAETFQLVHSPLLQGGALNAIVDFFQALVLTRAAATGHSELMKQLTAPVYSSGSAGASPTLHKQAYYSVAKCVAALSSACPKEAPTTVNQFIQDVKNPKSSSAVKVLAFLSLAEMGRATNLGAQRELKTVILEAFTSPSEEVKSAASYALGNVSVGNLKEYLPFMLKEIGSQPKRQYLLLHSLKEVISSSPADGLTPYVEDIWALLFKHCECTEEGTRNVVAECLGKLTLVNPSELLPRLKKQLSSGSPHARSTVVTAVKFTIADQPQPIDALLKGCIGDFLKTLQDPDLNVRRVALAMFNSAAHNKPSLIRDLLSTVLPSLYNETKVRRELIREVEMGPFKHTVDDGLDVRKAAFECMYTLLESCLDRLDIYEYLNHVEDGLKDHYDIRMLTFIMLARLSSLCPSAVLQRLERLIEPLRATCSTKVKAGSVKQEFEKQDELKRSAMRAVAALLTIPEVEKSPAMAEFSSQIRSNPEMASLFESIQKDSASLPTSESMDMS; encoded by the exons GGAAATGGACCCTCACATCCCTAATGTGATGGGGTTATGTTTGAAGTACATCACCTTTGACCCAAACTACAACTATGAtaatgaagaggaggaagaggaagagatgaTGGAAACTGAAAATGGGGAGGATGAGGAGCAAG AAAGCGACGACGAGTACAGCGACGACGATGACATCAGCTGGAAGGTCCGCAGGTCTGCCGCGAAGTGCCTGGAGGCCATCGTCAGCAGCAGGCACGACCTCCTTCAGGACTTCTACAAAACTCTTTCCCCAGTCTTGATAAGCAGATTCAAAGAGAGGGAGGAGAACGTCAAAGCTGACATCTTCAGTGCTTATATCACCTTGCTGAAGCAAACGCAGCCCATCCAGAGCTGGCTGCACGCTGCAGATGCCTCGGGCAGAGATGAGGTGCCCCTGACCATGCTTCAGAACCAG GTCCCCAACATCGTCAGGGCCTTGCAcaagcagctgaaagaaaagagCATCAAATCCCGACAGGGTTGTTTCAGCCTCCTGACGGAACTGGCCAACGTCCTTCCTGGCTGCCTGGCAGATCACATCCCTGCGCTCGTCCCAG GTATCATTTTCTCCTTGGCCGATAAATCCAGCTCCTCCAACATGAGGATCGATACGCTGTCTTTCCTTCACGTTCTTCTTTGCAACCACCAGCCAGAGGTGTTTCACCCTCATATCAAAAGCCTGTTACCCCCTGTTGTGACCTGTATTGCAGACCCCTTCTATAAGATCACTTCAGAAGCTCTGCTGGTTACTCAGCAACTTGTGAAAGTTCTCAGGCCTTTGGACAAGCCTTGTCCTTTTGATGCCAAGCCCTACGTGAAGGACCTGTTCGCTGCTACCCTGAAGCGACTGAAGGCAGCTGACATCGACCAGGAGGTGAAGGAGCGTGCCATCTCCTGCATGGGGCAAATTATTTACAACCTGGGAGACCACCTAAGCACTGATCTCCAGCCAACCTTGAAGATATTTCTGGAGAGGCTCAAAAACGAAATCACTAGATTGACAACAGTCAAAGCATTAACCTTAATCGCTAGTTCTCCACTTAAAATAGATTTGAGACCCATTCTCGGGGAAGGTTTCCCCATTCTAGCTTCCTTCTTGAGAAAGAATCAACGTGCCTTGAAACTGAGCACTCTGACTGCTCTGGATATCCTGGTGAAGAACTACAGCGACAGCCTCAAGCCTGCCATGATAGAGTCTGTCCTCACGGAGCTCCCCGCTTTGATCACCGAGAACGACATGCACATTTCCCAGGTGGCCATCGTGTTCCTTACGACTCTGGCCAAGGTTTATCCATCCTGCATCTCTAAGATCAGCAGTTCCGTTCTTGCTGAAACCTTCCAGCTTGTCCACTCGCCGTTGCTTCAGGGCGGGGCGCTGAACGCCATCGTAGACTTCTTCCAGGCTCTGGTCCTGACGAGGGCGGCGGCCACGGGTCACTCGGAGCTGATGAAGCAGCTGACTGCGCCCGTTTACTCCTCGGGCTCGGCCGGGGCATCGCCGACGCTACACAAACAGGCCTATTACTCTGTGGCGAAGTGCGTGGCAGCCCTGTCCTCAGCCTGCCCGAAGGAAGCCCCCACGACAGTGAACCAGTTTATCCAGGACGTCAAAAACCCCAAGTCCAGCTCCGCTGTGAAAGTGCTGGCCTTCCTTTCGCTGGCAGAGATGGGGCGTGCCACGAACCTCGGCGCTCAGAGAGAGCTCAAAACCGTCATCCTGGAAGCGTTCACCTCCCCCAGCGAGGAGGTGAAATCCGCCGCTTCCTACGCCTTGGGGAACGTCAGCGTGGGCAACCTGAAGGAGTATCTGCCCTTCATGCTGAAAGAGATCGGGAGCCAGCCCAAGAGACAGTACCTCCTGCTGCACTCGCTAAAGGAAGTCATCAGCTCCTCCCCTGCCGACGGCCTCACACCTTACGTGGAGGATATCTGGGCTCTGCTTTTCAAGCACTGCGAGTGCACAGAGGAGGGGACCCGCAACGTGGTGGCCGAGTGCCTGGGGAAGCTGACTCTGGTGAACCCCTCGGAGCTGCTGCCCCggctgaagaagcagctgtcGTCAG GCTCTCCCCACGCCCGGAGCACGGTGGTAACTGCAGTCAAGTTCACAATTGCAGACCAGCCTCAGCCCATCGATGCTCTCCTGAAGGGCTGCATAG GTGACTTCCTAAAAACTCTTCAGGACCCAGACCTGAATGTTCGGCGCGTGGCTTTAGCCATGTTTAATTCTGCTGCTCACAACAAACCTTCCTTAATCCGAGATTTACTAAGCACAGTTCTCCCCAGCCTGTATAACGAGACGAAGGTCAGGAGGGAGCTCATCCGGGAG GTAGAAATGGGGCCGTTCAAGCACACGGTGGATGATGGCCTCGACGTGAGGAAAGCTGCTTTTGAGTGCATGTACACGCTGCTGGAAAGCTGCCTCGACCGGCTGGATATCTACGAGTACCTGAACCACGTGGAGGACGGGCTGAAGGATCACTACGACATCCGG ATGCTGACGTTCATCATGCTGGCCCGCCTCTCCTCGCTCTGTCCCAGCGCCGTGCTGCAGCGCCTCGAGAGACTGATCGAGCCGCTCCGGGCAACTTGTTCCACCAAG GTGAAAGCTGGTTCCGTGAAGCAGGAGTTTGAGAAGCAGGACGAACTGAAGCGATCGGCCATGAGAGCGGTCGCTGCTCTCCTGACCATCCCCGAGGTGGAGAAGAGCCCAGCCATGGCCGAGTTCTCATCCCAGATCAGATCCAACCCTGAAATGGCGTCGCTTTTTGAGAGCATTCAGAAAGATTCAGCTTCCCTCCCCACCTCAGAGTCGATGGACATGAGCTGA
- the LOC141964025 gene encoding cullin-associated NEDD8-dissociated protein 1-like isoform X3, translating into MTSCGSTAFRPSSLSCEGVGVCLVLGGFLGKRELSCSWCPKEMDPHIPNVMGLCLKYITFDPNYNYDNEEEEEEEMMETENGEDEEQESDDEYSDDDDISWKVRRSAAKCLEAIVSSRHDLLQDFYKTLSPVLISRFKEREENVKADIFSAYITLLKQTQPIQSWLHAADASGRDEVPLTMLQNQVPNIVRALHKQLKEKSIKSRQGCFSLLTELANVLPGCLADHIPALVPGIIFSLADKSSSSNMRIDTLSFLHVLLCNHQPEVFHPHIKSLLPPVVTCIADPFYKITSEALLVTQQLVKVLRPLDKPCPFDAKPYVKDLFAATLKRLKAADIDQEVKERAISCMGQIIYNLGDHLSTDLQPTLKIFLERLKNEITRLTTVKALTLIASSPLKIDLRPILGEGFPILASFLRKNQRALKLSTLTALDILVKNYSDSLKPAMIESVLTELPALITENDMHISQVAIVFLTTLAKVYPSCISKISSSVLAETFQLVHSPLLQGGALNAIVDFFQALVLTRAAATGHSELMKQLTAPVYSSGSAGASPTLHKQAYYSVAKCVAALSSACPKEAPTTVNQFIQDVKNPKSSSAVKVLAFLSLAEMGRATNLGAQRELKTVILEAFTSPSEEVKSAASYALGNVSVGNLKEYLPFMLKEIGSQPKRQYLLLHSLKEVISSSPADGLTPYVEDIWALLFKHCECTEEGTRNVVAECLGKLTLVNPSELLPRLKKQLSSGSPHARSTVVTAVKFTIADQPQPIDALLKGCIGDFLKTLQDPDLNVRRVALAMFNSAAHNKPSLIRDLLSTVLPSLYNETKVRRELIREVEMGPFKHTVDDGLDVRKAAFECMYTLLESCLDRLDIYEYLNHVEDGLKDHYDIRMLTFIMLARLSSLCPSAVLQRLERLIEPLRATCSTKVKAGSVKQEFEKQDELKRSAMRAVAALLTIPEVEKSPAMAEFSSQIRSNPEMASLFESIQKDSASLPTSESMDMS; encoded by the exons GGAAATGGACCCTCACATCCCTAATGTGATGGGGTTATGTTTGAAGTACATCACCTTTGACCCAAACTACAACTATGAtaatgaagaggaggaagaggaagagatgaTGGAAACTGAAAATGGGGAGGATGAGGAGCAAG AAAGCGACGACGAGTACAGCGACGACGATGACATCAGCTGGAAGGTCCGCAGGTCTGCCGCGAAGTGCCTGGAGGCCATCGTCAGCAGCAGGCACGACCTCCTTCAGGACTTCTACAAAACTCTTTCCCCAGTCTTGATAAGCAGATTCAAAGAGAGGGAGGAGAACGTCAAAGCTGACATCTTCAGTGCTTATATCACCTTGCTGAAGCAAACGCAGCCCATCCAGAGCTGGCTGCACGCTGCAGATGCCTCGGGCAGAGATGAGGTGCCCCTGACCATGCTTCAGAACCAG GTCCCCAACATCGTCAGGGCCTTGCAcaagcagctgaaagaaaagagCATCAAATCCCGACAGGGTTGTTTCAGCCTCCTGACGGAACTGGCCAACGTCCTTCCTGGCTGCCTGGCAGATCACATCCCTGCGCTCGTCCCAG GTATCATTTTCTCCTTGGCCGATAAATCCAGCTCCTCCAACATGAGGATCGATACGCTGTCTTTCCTTCACGTTCTTCTTTGCAACCACCAGCCAGAGGTGTTTCACCCTCATATCAAAAGCCTGTTACCCCCTGTTGTGACCTGTATTGCAGACCCCTTCTATAAGATCACTTCAGAAGCTCTGCTGGTTACTCAGCAACTTGTGAAAGTTCTCAGGCCTTTGGACAAGCCTTGTCCTTTTGATGCCAAGCCCTACGTGAAGGACCTGTTCGCTGCTACCCTGAAGCGACTGAAGGCAGCTGACATCGACCAGGAGGTGAAGGAGCGTGCCATCTCCTGCATGGGGCAAATTATTTACAACCTGGGAGACCACCTAAGCACTGATCTCCAGCCAACCTTGAAGATATTTCTGGAGAGGCTCAAAAACGAAATCACTAGATTGACAACAGTCAAAGCATTAACCTTAATCGCTAGTTCTCCACTTAAAATAGATTTGAGACCCATTCTCGGGGAAGGTTTCCCCATTCTAGCTTCCTTCTTGAGAAAGAATCAACGTGCCTTGAAACTGAGCACTCTGACTGCTCTGGATATCCTGGTGAAGAACTACAGCGACAGCCTCAAGCCTGCCATGATAGAGTCTGTCCTCACGGAGCTCCCCGCTTTGATCACCGAGAACGACATGCACATTTCCCAGGTGGCCATCGTGTTCCTTACGACTCTGGCCAAGGTTTATCCATCCTGCATCTCTAAGATCAGCAGTTCCGTTCTTGCTGAAACCTTCCAGCTTGTCCACTCGCCGTTGCTTCAGGGCGGGGCGCTGAACGCCATCGTAGACTTCTTCCAGGCTCTGGTCCTGACGAGGGCGGCGGCCACGGGTCACTCGGAGCTGATGAAGCAGCTGACTGCGCCCGTTTACTCCTCGGGCTCGGCCGGGGCATCGCCGACGCTACACAAACAGGCCTATTACTCTGTGGCGAAGTGCGTGGCAGCCCTGTCCTCAGCCTGCCCGAAGGAAGCCCCCACGACAGTGAACCAGTTTATCCAGGACGTCAAAAACCCCAAGTCCAGCTCCGCTGTGAAAGTGCTGGCCTTCCTTTCGCTGGCAGAGATGGGGCGTGCCACGAACCTCGGCGCTCAGAGAGAGCTCAAAACCGTCATCCTGGAAGCGTTCACCTCCCCCAGCGAGGAGGTGAAATCCGCCGCTTCCTACGCCTTGGGGAACGTCAGCGTGGGCAACCTGAAGGAGTATCTGCCCTTCATGCTGAAAGAGATCGGGAGCCAGCCCAAGAGACAGTACCTCCTGCTGCACTCGCTAAAGGAAGTCATCAGCTCCTCCCCTGCCGACGGCCTCACACCTTACGTGGAGGATATCTGGGCTCTGCTTTTCAAGCACTGCGAGTGCACAGAGGAGGGGACCCGCAACGTGGTGGCCGAGTGCCTGGGGAAGCTGACTCTGGTGAACCCCTCGGAGCTGCTGCCCCggctgaagaagcagctgtcGTCAG GCTCTCCCCACGCCCGGAGCACGGTGGTAACTGCAGTCAAGTTCACAATTGCAGACCAGCCTCAGCCCATCGATGCTCTCCTGAAGGGCTGCATAG GTGACTTCCTAAAAACTCTTCAGGACCCAGACCTGAATGTTCGGCGCGTGGCTTTAGCCATGTTTAATTCTGCTGCTCACAACAAACCTTCCTTAATCCGAGATTTACTAAGCACAGTTCTCCCCAGCCTGTATAACGAGACGAAGGTCAGGAGGGAGCTCATCCGGGAG GTAGAAATGGGGCCGTTCAAGCACACGGTGGATGATGGCCTCGACGTGAGGAAAGCTGCTTTTGAGTGCATGTACACGCTGCTGGAAAGCTGCCTCGACCGGCTGGATATCTACGAGTACCTGAACCACGTGGAGGACGGGCTGAAGGATCACTACGACATCCGG ATGCTGACGTTCATCATGCTGGCCCGCCTCTCCTCGCTCTGTCCCAGCGCCGTGCTGCAGCGCCTCGAGAGACTGATCGAGCCGCTCCGGGCAACTTGTTCCACCAAG GTGAAAGCTGGTTCCGTGAAGCAGGAGTTTGAGAAGCAGGACGAACTGAAGCGATCGGCCATGAGAGCGGTCGCTGCTCTCCTGACCATCCCCGAGGTGGAGAAGAGCCCAGCCATGGCCGAGTTCTCATCCCAGATCAGATCCAACCCTGAAATGGCGTCGCTTTTTGAGAGCATTCAGAAAGATTCAGCTTCCCTCCCCACCTCAGAGTCGATGGACATGAGCTGA